The genomic DNA GCGCTGGCCCTGCACCGCGCCCGTGCCCGGCTGTTCGTGACGGTAGAGGAGTTCCGCGGCCGCCGCCCCGCCGAAGAACTCGCCGGGCTGCTGCAGCGCGCGGGCGGGACCGACCCGGGAACGGCAGCCAGCGTTGAACGGGTCCTGGTAGTGCGGGATACACCCTCCCGGCGGCCCCTTCCCCGGGTGCCCGGCGGCCCGGAGTTCGCTGACTGGACGGACACTCTGGAACGTGCACGGCCGGACCACCGGGTGCTGGCGCAATATGCACCGGCGGCCAGGGACGCCGCGCAGCTTCTGTTCACCTCCGGCACGTCCGGCGAGCCTAAGGGTGTTGTGCACCGCCATTCCACGCTCAGCCGGGCCGCCGCCATGGAAGTGACCCATCTGGGCCTGACCAGTGATGATGCCGTCTTCATCCCCTCCCCCCTAGCCCACCAGACCGGCTTCCTGTACGGCATGTGGCTTTCCTTTGTCCTGGGCTGCCCGCAGGTCCTGCAACCCGTCTGGGATGCAGAGCGCGCCCTGGCGCTGATGAGCGGCTGGCGGGCCACGTTTGTCCAGGCTGCCACCCCGTTCCTCTCGGATCTGGTCCGGGCGGTGGATACGGGTGCGCCGGCACCCTCCAGTCTGCGGATCTTCGTGAACACGGGCGCTGCCGTTCCCCGGCATCTGGCTGAGCGTGCCACCCGCGTCCTCGGTGCCCGGATTTGCGGCGCCTTCGGCACCACGGAAACCTGCCTTGGCACCCTGGCTTCCCCGCGGGACGAACCGGTGAAGGTGTGGGGCACCGACGGACGCGCACTGGCGGGGGTGCAGACACGGATTGTCGACGACGACGGGAGGCTCCTTCCTGACGGGGTCGAAGGCAACTTCGAGCTGGACAGCCCGACTGTCTTCGAGGGCTACCTTGACCGCCCCGACCTGACCAAGGAAGTCTTTACCGAAGACGGCTGGTACCGCACCGGCGACACCGGCGTCATCGATGCGGACGGATTTCTGCGCATCACCGGCAGGGTCCGGGACATCATCAACCGCGGAGGGGAGAAAATCCCGGTGGCTGAGATTGAGCAGTTGCTGTACCGGCATCCCGCCGTAGCTGACGTGGCACTCGCGGCCATGCCGGATGACCGGCTGGGTGAGCGGGCCTGCGCCTTTGTGGTTCCCGCGCCGGGAAACCTGCCCCGGCTGACAGACCTCACCGCGTTCCTGGACGGACACCAGGTGTCCAAGCACTATTGGCCCGAGCACCTTCACCTGCTGGAAGATATTCCGCGCAACGCGGTGGGCAAGGTGCAGAAGTTTCTGCTGCGTGAAATGGCACGCAGTTTCACCGACGGTGACAGTGTTTCTTCCGCTTTACCCTCCCCGGATCGGAGCAGCTTGTGAGCGTCACCGGCATCACCGCAGACGGCAGGGGCAGCAGCGTTTCCGACACCCGGTACCGTGAGCTGCTTTCAGCCGTCACGTCCTGGGTGGAGGGGCCCGGCGAGGAGTGGGCCGGACGCATTGAGGCCACCGGGCAGGTTCCTGACTCGCTGTGGAAGGAGCTGCGCGAGGCAGGTTTCCTCTCCCTCGCAGCGCCCGTGGGACTGGGCGGACAAGGGCTGAGCTTTGTGCAGTGGATGGGGCTGATGGAGGTTTTCTCCCGTTCCCACGCCTCCGTGCGCATGATCGTGCACGTGGTCAACGGCACCTGGCGTGCCATGAACCCGCACGCGGATGAACAGCAGCGGGAAAAGTTTGTCCGGCCCTCTGTTGCGGGCGAGCTGATCGTTGCCTTCACACTGACGGAACCGGGCAACGGCACCGGCGCCGACATCACCTCCAGCGTCCGGCGGGACGGGGACACCTACTACCTGACCGGACGCAAACACCTGATTACCTTCGGCGTACGCTGCGACTACTGGCTGTTGTTCGCCCGGATTGAGGGCAGCTCCGGCAGCGACGGCACGGTGGCGCTGCTGGTGGACAGGCATGCCCCCGGTGTGGTTGTTGAGAACACCTCCGAGACGCTCGGGGTGCACGGAACGGACCATGCCTCATTGACCTTCACGGACACACCTGTTCCGGTGTCGCACCGGCTGGGCGCCGAAGGGGACGGGCTGGCGGTCGCGTTGGGCGGCTTCCTGACCCCGAGCCGGATTTCGGTGGCCATGAGCTGCGTTGGCCTGGCCGGGCGGGCGCAGCAACTGGCCGTGGCGTACGCCTTGGAGCGCACCACGTTCGGCAAGCCGCTGGCTTCGCGGCAGGCCATCGCCTTTTCGCTGGCCGAGAATGAAGCCGATATTGCTGCGGCCCGCGCTCTGACTCTGCAGGCAGCGGAAGACTGGCAGAAGGGCTCGGGCGCCGCCCCGGCGCTCTCTTCCATGGCCAAGCTGACCGCAGTGGACATGCTCACCCGTGTCACCGACAAGGCGTTGCAGGTCCACGGCGGCATTGGCTACTGGAAAAGCATGCCCATTGAACGGGTGTACCGGGACGCGCGTGCCCAGCGCTTCGAAGAGGGCACCAACGAGATCCAAAAGACGGTCATAGCCCGCGATCTTTTCCGCCGGGCGTCGGCTGGTGCAGCTGAAGCTGCCGCCGCAGCGGATGTCCCGGACCCGGCAGCGGCACCGGAATCACTCGGCTGACGGTCAGGCGCCCACCGATGCCGGACAGGGTCTTCACACCCGTTTCCCTGGGCCCGCTGCGGCTGGCCCACCGGATCATGATGGGCTCCATGCACCTGAACCGGGAGGACGATCCGCAGGCGCTGGCCGCCTTCTACCGGGAACGGGCTGCCGGAGGCGCAGCGCTGATAGTCACCGGCGGGGCGGCGGTCAGCCGTACCGGGGCAGGCGGCCCTAACTACCTGCTGATAAACGAACCGGAAGCCGCTGCCGTCCTCTCCCCCACTTTGGAGGCCGTGCACGGTGCCGGCGGGAAGATCGCCCTCCAGCTCTTCCACGCAGGCCGGTACGCCTTCGAGTCCAGCTACGGACTCCGCCCTGCCGCCCCGTCGGAGGTCTACTCAGGCTTCTCCCGCGCCGTGCCGGCCGCCATGACCCAGCAGCAGATTGAGGCCGTTCTCGCCGACTTCGCTGCGGGAGCTGCCCAAGCGCAGTCGCTGGGCTTCGACGCCGTGGAAATCATGGGCTCGGAGGGTTACCTGATCAATCAGTTCGCCTCACCGCTCACCAACCTTCGCACGGACGGGTGGGGCGGTGACCCGCAGCGTCGGCAGTCGTTCCCGTTGGCGGTTCTTGCAGCGGTACGCGGCGCCGTCGGTCCCGCATATCCGGTCATTTACCGCACGTCCGGAGCTGATTTCGTGGCCGGGTCCAGCACTCTGGAGGAATCCCGTGCCCTCGCGGTTGCCCTGGCAGCGGCCGGCGCGGACGCCCTGAACATCGGGATCGGCTGGCACGAGTCACGCGTGCCCTCCGTCCAGGCGCTTGTCCCGCACGGGCACTGGATGGGTATTGCCGGCAGCATCCGTGCCGCCCTTGCCGGGGCCGGCGTGCAGGTACCGGTGATCGGCAGCAACCGGATCAACTCGCTGCATCTGGCCGAACAGGCCCTGTCCGCCGGCCAGGCCGATGTGGTCTCCATGGCCCGTCCCTTCCTCGCGGATCCGGAGATTGTGGCCAAGACCCGGCGTGGGCAGGCGGAGCTGGTGAACACCTGCATCGCTTGTAACGAGGCCTGCATAGACCGCTCGCTCGGCACGGAAGCGGTCTCCTGCCTGGTAAATCCGCGGGCCGGCCGTGAGCTCGCGTTCCCGCTGGTCCGTTCCGTTTCCGCACCCGACCTGCGCGTCGCCGTCGTAGGCGCAGGACCGGCGGGCCTGCAGGCGGCAGCCACGCTGGCGCAGGCCGGGGTGCCCGTGGACCTTTATGAGGAGAGCGACGGAATCGGCGGCCAGTTCCGTCTGGCCGGAACCGTGCCGGGAAAGGAAGATTTCCTGCAAACCATCAGGTACTTCCGCAACGAGCTTCCGCGGTTGGGCGTCCGGATCCGGCCCTGCGAATCCCCCGGGGCGGAGGCGTTATCCGGTTATGCCCACGTAATCCTTGCTACGGGTGTCCGTCCCCGGCCGGTGCCGTTGCCCCGCACCGGCCGGCTGCCCGTCCGGGACTACCGCGAGGCATTTGCCGCGCCCGCAGACCTGGGCCGCCGAGTGGTGGTCATCGGAGCCGGAGGAATAGCCGTGGACCTGGCCCGCCTGCTCACGGGGACCCCTGGAGGGCCGGCCGACGTGACCCTCCTCCGGCGCGGACACCGGATCGGAGAGGGAATCGGACCGTCCACGCGCTGGGCCGTACTGCAGGAGCTCGCCGCTGCCGGGGTGCGCACCCTTCCCGGAACAACGCCCCTGGAAGTCACTCCTGAGGGACTGCTCGTGGCCACCGCGCAAGAAACCGTGCTGCTGCCGGCGGACACCGTGCTGCTGGCAGCCGGGCAGGTGCCGCACAATCCCCTCCACTCCGCCCTGCTGCACCAACGGATTCCCTGCACCGTCATTGGCGGAGCACTGGACGCCTCCGGCCTGAACGCCGTGCGCGCCTTTGATCAGGGACTGGAAACGGGCTCACTGCTGGCCAGGGAGCTGCAGCAGCCTTCCGGGGTTAAACGCAGCAGGACCCCGCTGCCGTAGCAACGGGGTCCTGCTAAGAACCGAAGAGGTTCAGGCTAGAACATCAAATTACTTGATGATCTTGGTGACGCGGCCTGATCCAACGGTGCGGCCGCCTTCGCGGATAGCGAAGCCGAGGCCCTCTTCCATAGCGATGGGCTGGATGAGCTCAACGGTCATCTCAGTGTTATCGCCGGGCATAACCATTTCAGTGCCCTCGGGGAGGGTGATGACGCCGGTTACGTCCGTGGTACGGAAGTAGAACTGCGGGCGGTAGTTCGAGTAGAACGGGTTGTGGCGTCCGCCTTCATCCTTGGACAGGATGTAGACGTTGGCTTCGAAGTCGGTGTGCGGGGTGATGGAACCCGGCTTCACGACAACCTGGCCACGCTCTACGTCTTCGCGCTTGATGCCGCGGAGCAGCAGGCCACAGTTCTCGCCGGCCCATGCTTCGTCAAGCTGCTTGTGGAACATCTCGATACCGGTAACCGTGGTCTTCTGGACCGGACGGATGCCGACGATCTCGACCTCGGAGTTGATGGCGAGGGTACCGCGCTCGGCGCGGCCCGTGACAACGGTTCCACGACCGGTGATCGTGAAGACGTCCTCGATCGGCATCAGGAACGGCTTGTCCTTGTCGCGAACGGGGTCCGGCACGTTTTCGTCAACGGCTTCCATCAGCTCTTCGACGGAAGCAACCCACTTGGGATCGCCTTCCAGAGCCTTCAGGCCGGAAACGCGGACGACGGGAGCGTTGTCGCCGTCGAAGTCCTGGGAGCTCAGCAGTTCGCGAACTTCCATTTCCACGAGGTCGAGCAGTTCTTCGTCGTCAACCATGTCGGACTTGTTCAGTGCGACCAGCAGGTAGGGAACGCCAACCTGGCGGGCGAGCAGAACGTGCTCGCGGGTCTGGGCCATCGGACCATCGGTAGCGGCAACCACGAGGATTGCGCCGTCCATCTGAGCTGCACCAGTGATCATGTTCTTGATGTAGTCAGCGTGGCCGGGGGCGTCAACGTGTGCGTAGTGACGCTTCTCGGTCTGGTACTCGATGTGCGAGATGTTGATGGTGATACCGCGCTGGCGCTCTTCAGGTGCAGAGTCGATAGCAGCGAAATCGCGCTTTTCGTTCAGATCAGGGTACTTGTCAGCAAGCACCTTCGAAATGGCAGCGGTCAACGTGGTCTTGCCATGGTCAACGTGACCAATGGTGCCGATGTTGACGTGCGGCTTAGTCCGCTCGAACTTTGCCTTCGCCACGGGTTCCTCCTAGAGAGTTAGAAGACTCAATCTTCAGCCGCGCTTTTCGCAACTGAAACTGATGTAAGTCTACTGGGGGCTGTTTATTTGATGAAATTGCCGATTTCCGCAGCAGCCTGGCGAGGCCGCTCAGTCTGGCTATGCAGCGGGCTTCCGGCCGAAGCCCTGGCCCGCTGCACACGGTCGGTGTTCCGAGGTTCCCCGGAACACCGACCAGGGTTTTATTCGCCGCGCGTCTTCTGGATGATCTCGTCGGCTACTGCCTTCGGGACCTCTGCGTAGCTGTTGAAGGACATGGAGTACACGGCACGGCCCTGGGTCTTGGACCGCAGGTCGCCGATGTAGCCGAACATGCCGGACAGCGGGACGTGTGCCCGGATGACCTTTACGCCGGCTGCATCTTCCATGGACTGCATCTGTCCGCGACGGGAGTTGATGTCACCGATAACTTCACCCATGTATTCCTCAGGGGTGCGGACTTCAACATCCATCATCGGCTCCAGCAGAACCGGGCTGGCCATCCGTGCAGCTTCCTTGAAGGCCTGGCGTCCGGCAATCTTGAACGCCATTTCCGAGGAGTCGACGTCGTGGTAAGCGCCGTCAAGCAGCGTCGCCTTGATGCCGACAACCGGGTAACCGGCGAGCACACCGTCGGTGAGGGCGCTCTGGATACCCTGGTCAACGCTGGGGATGTATTCGCGCGGAACACGACCACCGGTGACCTTGTTCTCGAATTCGTAGAACGTGCCGTCGGAAGTATCCAGCGGCTCGATCGCGATCTGGATCTTTGCGAACTGACCCGAACCACCGGTCTGCTTCTTGTGCGTGTAGTCGTGCTTGGCGACTGCACGGCGGATGGTTTCGCGGTAAGCAACCTGGGGCTTGCCCACGTTGGCTTCGACGCGGAACTCGCGGCGCATACGGTCAACCAGAATGTCCAGGTGCAGCTCGCCCATACCGGCGATGATGGTCTGGCCTGTGTCTTCGTCGAGGGAGACCTGGAAGGTCGGATCCTCTTCGGAGAGCTTCTGGATGGCGGTGGAGAGCTTCTCCTGGTCACCCTTGGTCTTCGGCTCGATGGCCACGGAAATCACGGGCTCCGGGAAGCTCATGGATTCCAGCACGATCGGGTTCTGAAGATCGCACAGGGTGTCGCCCGTGGTCGTGTCCTTCAGGCCGATGGCGGCGTAGATGTGGCCAGTCGTGATTTCCTCGACCGGGTTTTCCTTGTTGGCGTGCATCTGGAAGAGCTTTCCGATGCGCTCCTTCTTCTGCTTGGTCGCATTCATGACCTGGGCGCCGGAAGCAGCGTGACCGGAGTACACGCGGATGTAGGTCAGACGGCCGAAGAACGGGTGCGTCACAACCTTGAACGCCAGCGCGGAGAACGGAGCGTTGGCATCGGCGGCGCGTTCGAGGATGACCTCTTCGTCGCGGATGTCGTGGCCCTTGATGTTCGGCACGTCAAGCGGGCTGGGCAGGTAGTCGACGACGGCGTCAAGCATGGGCTGAACGCCACGGTTCTTGAACGCGGAGCCGCAGAGAACCGGGTAGACCAGCGAGTTGATGGTCAGGTGGCGGATGCCGGCCTTGATTTCCTCGATGGTGAGTTCTTCACCTTCGAGGTACTTGTTCATCAGCTCGTCGCTTGCCTCGGCAACGGTCTCGATCAGCTGTGCGCGGTACTCTTCGGCCTTTTCCTGCAGTTCTGCGGGGATCGGTTCGATTTCGTACTTGGCGCCCATGGTGACATCACCCTTGGCGTCGCCGCGCCAGGTGAGGGCACGCATTTCGAGAAGGTCAACGACGCCCTCGAATTCGCTCTCGGCACCGATCGGCAGCTGCAGAACCAGCGGCTTGGCACCCAGGCGGTTGATGATGGTGTCAACGGTGAAGTAGAAATCAGCGCCGAGCTTGTCCATCTTGTTGACGAAGCAGATGCGCGGGACGTTGTACTTGTCAGCCTGGCGCCAGACAGTCTCGGACTGCGGCTCCACGCCTTCCTTGCCGTCGAACACGGCTACGGCGCCGTCGAGCACGCGCAGGGACCGCTCAACCTCGACGGTGAAGTCAACGTGACCCGGGGTGTCGATGATGTTGATCTGGTTGTTGTCCCAGTAACACGTGGTAGCTGCGGAGGTAATGGTGATACCCCGCTCCTGCTCCTGTGCCATCCAGTCCATCGTGGACGCACCGTCGTGGGTCTCGCCGATCTTGTGGTTGACACCCGTGTAGAACAGGATGCGCTCGGTAGTCGTCGTCTTGCCGGCATCGATGTGGGCCATGATGCCGATGTTGCGGACCTTGTTCAGGTCGGTAAGCACGTCAAGTGCCACGGTTTCTCCCTATATTTGGTGTTTGCCGTTTCGACTGCGTTTATCTGCTTCGGGCCCTGCACCCCGCCGTAGCGGAATGCAGGGCCTTGAAGGAGGGGCCGCCGTCGGCCGGGCTTATTACCAGCGGTAGTGGGCGAAGGCCTTGTTGGACTCGGCCATCTTGTGGGTGTCCTCGCGGCGCTTCACAGCTGCACCGAGACCGTTGGAAGCGTCCAGGATTTCGTTGCGCAGGCGCTCGGTCATGGTCTTCTCGCGGCGGGCCTTGGAGTAGCCAACCAGCCAGCGCAGTGCCAGTGCAGTTGCACGGCCCGGCTTGACCTCAACGGGGACCTGGTAGGTGGCGCCGCCAACGCGGCGGGACTTGACCTCAAGGCTGGGCTTGATGTTGTCCATGGCCTTCTTCAGGGCTGCAACCGGATCCTGTCCGGTCTTCTCCTGGGCGCCTGCAAGTGCACCGTAAACGATGCGCTCTGCGGTGGACTTCTTGCCGTCGATCAGGACCTTGTTGATCAGCTGCGTGACCAGCGGGGAACCGTAGACGGGATCCAGTACTAGCGGCCGCTTGGGGGCCGGACCCTTGCGGGGCATATTACTTCTTCTCCATCTTCGCGCCGTAGCGGCTGCGAGCCTGCTTGCGGTTCTTGACACCCTGGGTATCGAGGGCACCGCGGACGATCTTGTAGCGAACACCGGGAAGGTCCTTCACACGACCGCCGCGCACCAGCACGATGGAGTGTTCCTGAAGGTTGTGACCCACACCGGGGATGTAGGCGGTTACTTCGATGCCGCCGTTGAGGCGGACACGTGCAACCTTACGCAGAGCCGAGTTCGGCTTCTTCGGGGTGGTCGTGTAAACGCGGGTGCAGACACCACGGCGCATCGGGCTGCCCTGAAGGGCAGGAGCCTTGGTCTTGGAGACCTTGGGTGAGCGGCCCTTGCGGACCAGCTGCTGAATCGTAGGCACTTTCGTGTTCTCCGTTTTTTCTCGAGATAATTCTCTGGTTGCCCCGCCCCGCTGACGGCTGGAAGCCGGCTCAGGGCGGTGCGCTTAAAGTCGTTGCCGCAATGCCCCGAGAAGTTCCGTGTTCTCGCCGAAAGCGACCGTAGGCGTGCAAAAGTGTGGCATTCGTTGCGCAAGAAGCCCGCAACCCGGAAACAGGCCCGCCCATTCCTTTCGGAATGCATTCCCCCGAGTATCTCACCACGGAGGGCACGCGAGCGGCCTTCATCCACTGCCACACAAACAATTGGTTTTCAGTCTAGCAGACTTAACGCCTTCCGCGGTGACGTGAGGCCAGGATCACTAACTGCGGGCCGCCAGGGCATCAGTGATGGTGGCCGATGCCTGCTGCAGATGCGGCAGCACGCGGGCCGCGGCATCTTCCAGTGTAGGCCCGCCCAGCCCCATCGTTGCCTGCATGGAGGTATTCAGGGCTGCGCAGACCCTGCCCTGGGGGTCGTACACGGGGACGGCGACAGAGCGCAGGCCCTGTTCGAGTTCCTGGTCCACCACTGCCCAGCCCTGTTCCCGGACGCCGGCAACCAGTTCGCGGAGCCGGGCAGGGTCGGTGACGGTGCGGTCGGTGAGCGGTTGCAGGTCCACTGTGGTGAGGTAATCCTCGAACCGGTCTTCGGGCAGCCCGGCGAGCAGGACCCGCCCCATGGACGTTGCGTAGGCCGGGAAGCGCGTGCCCACGGCAATGCCCACGGTCATCAGCCGGCGGGTATGGATGCGGGCTATATAGACAATCTCGCTGCCGTCGAGCACGGATGCGGACGTGGACTCGGAGATCTGCCGGGACAGGTCCTCCAGTACGGGCTGGGCCAGCTGGGGCAGCGACTGGCCCGACAGATAGGAATATCCCAGCTGCAGCACCAAAGCGGTGAGCTCGAAGGTCCGTCCGTCCGTGCGGATGTAGCCCAGTTCCACCAGGGTGAGCAGGAAGCGCCGGGCCGTGGCCCGGGTCAGGCCGGTGCGCCGGGAGACCTCGCTGAGCGTCATCTGCACGTGGTCGGCGTCGAACGCGCGAATCACTAGCAGGCCCCGGGCCAGCGACTGTACATACTGGTCGCTGGCCGGCACGGTCTCGCTCATCTGTCCCCCATGATTGGTGTCCTGCTAGCTTCCGTCCGCGGCGCGGATCAGCGGGATATCCATCTTCGCCGCCAGCTCTTCGAAGGTGGTGCCAAAGGTCTCGCGTACGTGTACGCCGTCCTCCTTCAGCAAAAAGACTGCTTCATTAGTGTAGACGCGGGTCACGCAACCCACCCCGGTCAGCGGATAGCTGCACTCCTTGACCAGCTTGCTCACGCCGTCGCGCGTGAACAGGGACATCATGACGTAGACGTCCTTGGCTCCGGTGGCCAGGTCCATGGCACCGCCGACTGCAGGGATGGCATCCGGTGCCCCGGTATGCCAATTGGCGAGGTCACCGGCAGCCGAGACCTGGAAGGCGCCCAGTACGCAGACGTCCAGGTGTCCGCCCCGCATGATGGCGAAGGAGTCGGCATGGTGGAAGTAGGCTGCGCCCGGCAGCTCCGTTACCGGAATTTTTCCGGCGTTGATCAGGTCCGGATCCACCTCGTCGCCGTGTGCTTCCGGCCCCATGCCCAGCATGCCGTTCTCGGTGTGCAGGGTGACTTTCTGCTCGGGCACCAGATAGTTCGAGACCAGGGTGGGCTGCCCGATGCCCAGGTTCACGAAGGACCCGGGGGCAATGTCGGAGGCGACCAGGGCCGCGAGTTCGTTCTTGTCCAGCTTCTTGTCGGTGCTCATGCTGCGGCCGGTGCTTTCTCCCGGTCCACGCGGACCAGGCTGTTGACGTAGATCCCGGGAGTAACAACGTTTTCGGGGTCCAGTTCCCCAACGTCCACAATTTCGCGTACCTGCACGATGGCATGCCCGGCGGCGGCAGCCATGATGGGTCCGAAGTTCCGGGCCGTCTTGCGGTAGACCAGGTTGCCGGCTGTGTCAGCCCGCAGCGCCTTCACCAGGGCAAAGTCCGCGTGCAGTGGTGTTTCGAAGACGTAGCCGCGGCCATCTATGACCCGGGTTTCCTTGCCTTCGGCCAGCGGGGTTCCGTACGCGGTGGGAGTGAAGAAGCCGCCAATGCCGGCGCCGGCTGCCCGGATGCGTTCGGCCAGGTTGCCCTGGGGCACCAGTTCCAGTTCGATCTCCCCCGCACGGTACTTCGCGTCGAAGATCTGCGAGTCGGACTGCCGCGGGAAGGAGCAGATGATTTTCTTCACGCGGCCGGCACCGATCAGGGCTGCCAGGCCCTGTTCCCCGTTGCCTGCGTTGTTGTTGACCACGGTCAGGTCCGTGGCGCCCTGCCGCAGCAGCGCCTCGATCAGTTCCACGGGCTGGCCGGCGCGGCCGAATCCGCCAATCATTACGGTGGCCCCGTCATGGATGGGCGCTACGGCCTCATCTGCGTCCTGCACTATGTTGAGCACGGTTTTTCCTAACGTGTGCGGTGTCTGGGTATCAGTTGGCGTTTTCGAGGACGACGGCGAGGCCCTGCCCGACGCCGATGCAGATGGCTGCCACGCCCCAGCGCTCTCCGGAGTCCTGCAGGCGGCGGGCCAGCGTGCCCAGGATACGGGTACCGGAGGCACCCAGCGGGTGGCCGATTGCCACGGCCCCGCCCCACGCGTTGACGATGGCCGGGTCCACGTCCCAGGCGTCCAGGCAGGCCAGCGACTGGGCGGCGAAGGCTTCGTTCAGTTCCACTGCTCCAACCTCGCTCCAGCTGATGCCGGCACGCTTCAGGGCAAGGTTGGCCGCTTCCACGGGGGCATAGCCGAAGAACTGCGGCTCATTGGCGGCGGCGCCGCGTCCGGCAATCCGTGCCAGCGGAGCCATGCCCAGGATGCCGGCGGCGTTCTCGCTGCCGAGCCAGGCTGCCGAAGCGCCGTCGTTCAGCGGTGAGGCGTTGCCTGCGGTCACGGTGCCGCCGGAGGCATCGTCGGAGGCGGGCCGGAAGACGGTGCGAAGGGTGGCCAGCTTTTCCACGGTGGAGCCTGCGCGGATGCTTTCGTCACGGTCCAGCTCCACGCCGTCCACGGCAACGGTGAGATCCGCATATTTACCCTCGTCCCAGGCCTTGGCAGCCAGGGCGTGGGAGGCAGCGGCGAACTCGTCCTGGCGCTCACGGCTGATACCGTGCTTCTCGCGCAGCTGCTCGGTGGCTTCACCGAGGGAGACGGTCCATTCCTTCGGCATGGCCGGATTGACCAGGCGCCAGCCCAGGGTGGTGGAGGCCAGGGTCTGGTCCCCTGCCGGGTAGGGCTTCTCATTTTTCGGCAGTACCCAGGGGGCGCGGCTCATTGACTCGGCGCCGCCGATCAGCATCAGGTCGGCTTCGCCGGTGTTGATCTGGCGGGAGGCGATGAGTGCCGCGTCCAGGGAGGACCCGCAGAGCCGGTTCACCGTGGTGCCCGGAATCGAGGTGGGCAGACCGGCCAGCAGGGTGGCCATCCTGGCCACGTTGCGGTTTTCCTCGCCGGCTCCGTTGGCGTTGCCGAAAATCACCTCGTCGATGCGTGCCGGGTCCAGGCCGGGCGCGCGTGAGACGGACGCCTTGATGACCTGGGCGGCGAGGTCATCCGGGCGGACCCCGGCGAGGGCTCCGCCGAACTTCCCGAAGGGCGTACGGACTGCGTCGTAGATATAGGCCTGGTTCACCGGTGCTCCTTGAAACTCAAAAAGAAAAGTCGAATGGCTGGGAAGGTTCGGGGGCCGCTAGGCCGCGGAGTCAATCTCGCGGAAGACGCCCTGCGCCACCTTGAAGGCGGAGTTCGCGGCGGGAACCCCGCAGTAGATGGCAGACTGCAGGACAATTTCCTTGATCTCGTCCCGGCTCAGGCCGTTGCGCAGCGCCGCCCGCACATGCATGGCGAATTCCTCCATGTGCCCGTGCGCAATCAGCGCCGTGAGCGTCACGGCGCTCCGCATGGTGCGGGGCAGGCCGGGGCGGGTCCAGATGGTTCCCCAGGCGTACTGGGTGATCATGTCCTGGAAGTCGGTGGTGAACTCGTCCTTGCCGGCGTT from Arthrobacter zhangbolii includes the following:
- the fusA gene encoding elongation factor G, which gives rise to MALDVLTDLNKVRNIGIMAHIDAGKTTTTERILFYTGVNHKIGETHDGASTMDWMAQEQERGITITSAATTCYWDNNQINIIDTPGHVDFTVEVERSLRVLDGAVAVFDGKEGVEPQSETVWRQADKYNVPRICFVNKMDKLGADFYFTVDTIINRLGAKPLVLQLPIGAESEFEGVVDLLEMRALTWRGDAKGDVTMGAKYEIEPIPAELQEKAEEYRAQLIETVAEASDELMNKYLEGEELTIEEIKAGIRHLTINSLVYPVLCGSAFKNRGVQPMLDAVVDYLPSPLDVPNIKGHDIRDEEVILERAADANAPFSALAFKVVTHPFFGRLTYIRVYSGHAASGAQVMNATKQKKERIGKLFQMHANKENPVEEITTGHIYAAIGLKDTTTGDTLCDLQNPIVLESMSFPEPVISVAIEPKTKGDQEKLSTAIQKLSEEDPTFQVSLDEDTGQTIIAGMGELHLDILVDRMRREFRVEANVGKPQVAYRETIRRAVAKHDYTHKKQTGGSGQFAKIQIAIEPLDTSDGTFYEFENKVTGGRVPREYIPSVDQGIQSALTDGVLAGYPVVGIKATLLDGAYHDVDSSEMAFKIAGRQAFKEAARMASPVLLEPMMDVEVRTPEEYMGEVIGDINSRRGQMQSMEDAAGVKVIRAHVPLSGMFGYIGDLRSKTQGRAVYSMSFNSYAEVPKAVADEIIQKTRGE
- the rpsG gene encoding 30S ribosomal protein S7 codes for the protein MPRKGPAPKRPLVLDPVYGSPLVTQLINKVLIDGKKSTAERIVYGALAGAQEKTGQDPVAALKKAMDNIKPSLEVKSRRVGGATYQVPVEVKPGRATALALRWLVGYSKARREKTMTERLRNEILDASNGLGAAVKRREDTHKMAESNKAFAHYRW
- a CDS encoding acyl-CoA dehydrogenase family protein, which produces MSVTGITADGRGSSVSDTRYRELLSAVTSWVEGPGEEWAGRIEATGQVPDSLWKELREAGFLSLAAPVGLGGQGLSFVQWMGLMEVFSRSHASVRMIVHVVNGTWRAMNPHADEQQREKFVRPSVAGELIVAFTLTEPGNGTGADITSSVRRDGDTYYLTGRKHLITFGVRCDYWLLFARIEGSSGSDGTVALLVDRHAPGVVVENTSETLGVHGTDHASLTFTDTPVPVSHRLGAEGDGLAVALGGFLTPSRISVAMSCVGLAGRAQQLAVAYALERTTFGKPLASRQAIAFSLAENEADIAAARALTLQAAEDWQKGSGAAPALSSMAKLTAVDMLTRVTDKALQVHGGIGYWKSMPIERVYRDARAQRFEEGTNEIQKTVIARDLFRRASAGAAEAAAAADVPDPAAAPESLG
- the rpsL gene encoding 30S ribosomal protein S12 is translated as MPTIQQLVRKGRSPKVSKTKAPALQGSPMRRGVCTRVYTTTPKKPNSALRKVARVRLNGGIEVTAYIPGVGHNLQEHSIVLVRGGRVKDLPGVRYKIVRGALDTQGVKNRKQARSRYGAKMEKK
- the tuf gene encoding elongation factor Tu, which encodes MAKAKFERTKPHVNIGTIGHVDHGKTTLTAAISKVLADKYPDLNEKRDFAAIDSAPEERQRGITINISHIEYQTEKRHYAHVDAPGHADYIKNMITGAAQMDGAILVVAATDGPMAQTREHVLLARQVGVPYLLVALNKSDMVDDEELLDLVEMEVRELLSSQDFDGDNAPVVRVSGLKALEGDPKWVASVEELMEAVDENVPDPVRDKDKPFLMPIEDVFTITGRGTVVTGRAERGTLAINSEVEIVGIRPVQKTTVTGIEMFHKQLDEAWAGENCGLLLRGIKREDVERGQVVVKPGSITPHTDFEANVYILSKDEGGRHNPFYSNYRPQFYFRTTDVTGVITLPEGTEMVMPGDNTEMTVELIQPIAMEEGLGFAIREGGRTVGSGRVTKIIK
- a CDS encoding FAD-dependent oxidoreductase, with amino-acid sequence MPDRVFTPVSLGPLRLAHRIMMGSMHLNREDDPQALAAFYRERAAGGAALIVTGGAAVSRTGAGGPNYLLINEPEAAAVLSPTLEAVHGAGGKIALQLFHAGRYAFESSYGLRPAAPSEVYSGFSRAVPAAMTQQQIEAVLADFAAGAAQAQSLGFDAVEIMGSEGYLINQFASPLTNLRTDGWGGDPQRRQSFPLAVLAAVRGAVGPAYPVIYRTSGADFVAGSSTLEESRALAVALAAAGADALNIGIGWHESRVPSVQALVPHGHWMGIAGSIRAALAGAGVQVPVIGSNRINSLHLAEQALSAGQADVVSMARPFLADPEIVAKTRRGQAELVNTCIACNEACIDRSLGTEAVSCLVNPRAGRELAFPLVRSVSAPDLRVAVVGAGPAGLQAAATLAQAGVPVDLYEESDGIGGQFRLAGTVPGKEDFLQTIRYFRNELPRLGVRIRPCESPGAEALSGYAHVILATGVRPRPVPLPRTGRLPVRDYREAFAAPADLGRRVVVIGAGGIAVDLARLLTGTPGGPADVTLLRRGHRIGEGIGPSTRWAVLQELAAAGVRTLPGTTPLEVTPEGLLVATAQETVLLPADTVLLAAGQVPHNPLHSALLHQRIPCTVIGGALDASGLNAVRAFDQGLETGSLLARELQQPSGVKRSRTPLP